A single region of the Drosophila takahashii strain IR98-3 E-12201 chromosome 2R, DtakHiC1v2, whole genome shotgun sequence genome encodes:
- the Kdm4B gene encoding uncharacterized protein Kdm4B isoform X3 → MKMSEVPRIMVFRPTWEEFKDFPKYVAYMESQGAHKAGLAKVVPPPEWVPRRSGYADLDALNVTIPAPICQVVTGKQGYYQQINIQKKPLTVKQFSELASTERYATPKHFDFEDLERKYWKNITYVAPIYGADVSGSITDTDQDSWNINRLGTILDFVNKDYNIQIDGVNTAYLYFGMWKTTFAWHTEDMDLYSINYLHFGAPKTWYVVPPECGRKLEKVANQYFPASYKNCNAYLRHKMTLISPQILKQHDVPVSKITQEAGEIMITFPFGYHAGFNHGFNCAESTNFAMERWIEYGKRAVQCTCSNDMVKISMDTFVKRFQSDRYDLWMEGRDVGRHPEDPANGVPSAAPLPPHLDVLLCDKKMKKQCNPTKAKSFKERNPDLDLDEIQQNPNVPDDVKAMLKESVLTLDTGDLGADEGDFANEDAMSLQSPADLKTKQELLEYIDDGTEDDDEEEDFKRRKQKRRYDADYDDDWLASKKKTHSRNSSRGRSPRAKDDRSISPASSTSSTSRGGRRGKASGTPRKTPTRRKKDSSATSPAAAATVAAAASPTATTSLTTAADGGGDAKKEQKSLQFMQQSRKFEGKIPKLSQGVATGASTEASTSKSSQEQQQQIVYVNMLPAANTLNGIPQQQQQQYATTDGNVYQLQNEILCDANGHAVTAATASYQTTASSPQQQQQQQQQQQQRNVATSVADNVVTTISSSSILHTNANTNGVDTIASQQQQQQPQSHYHYITTTGEDGQTPTTIVFENYNGGMPAVSSAAPTPVPVPQGSSAANTTTTTALVNTDGTIIEFDGSTYEEYHVLKSEPGSSDCLSNGSSAVAADIIKYEPQHGIAGDEEDDEENGLLQVKYEEQSLEHDAEHDLDPDQEHEYEEFQVIKAEVEAEAAEQAAGTTSYTISQDQAGTGGNQVVSSMVPKSGSAAAAKQKRKRKTRVIADDEQGEYLEKMSVRGLDIARYEHIIDGVAYCLVCAKNDIFKTFKNKYSFQRHAYLFHEGQNRKIFACPICNKEFSRPDKMKMHKKDKHGDVPMPPSATTTPLKADGPPAKRARNARTPRVRKSKGGGGGDGSTPAKKRLAQIDSVLDDVQNGESLGMAPVSVSHSQQQQQPQQMQHSLTTTLAPSAPAQPQHQLQTLPSLDFSGMILPGGAQLALANPGATSSVALQRGAATPNGGQATAPTTTLIYSNQLELQQALLQQQLHGQSIMIQDQAGNLVPLQLDGTQAIYTTAPQAQRQQPTATTYQTTQQQQQQQQQQAQQPSGQTQQQPHYELDNVTYLSSTAAATPAAAEQQQQQQHVIGTVQSYQILTPDGLQNFQPKLEPAELGDLCPYSQYTFTTHAGAQPTLNANALDAQTQHQQQQHHQQQHHQQQQHHQQTQLLQQQPFATHHNPHQQFMELKNELLIKGGDAYALDAASMYHLPFSPTSMINAVNDVNTSSLLETKEIRFF, encoded by the exons ATGAAAATGTCCGAAGTGCCCCGCATTATGGTCTTTCGACCCACCTGGGAGGAGTTCAAGGACTTTCCCAAGTACGTGGCCTACATGGAGTCCCAGGGCGCTCACAAGGCCGGACTGGCCAAGGTGGTTCCTCCGCCGGAATGGGTGCCCCGTCGCAGTGGCTACGCCGATCTGGACGCTCTGAATGTCACTATTCCTGCCCCCATTTGCCAGGTGGTAACCGGCAAACAGGGCTACTACCAACAGATAAATATCCAGAAAAAGCCACTCACTGTCAAGCAGTTCAGCGAACTGGCCAGCACCGAACGCTATGCCACACCCAAGCACTTTGACTTTGAGGATCTGGAGCGCAAGTACTGGAAGAACATCACATATGTGGCGCCCATTTACGGGGCAGATGTCAGCGGTAGCATTACAGACACCGATCAGGAT AGCTGGAACATCAACCGGCTGGGCACCATCCTAGACTTTGTGAACAAGGACTACAACATCCAAATAGATGGCGTGAATACGGCGTACTTGTACTTTGGCATGTGGAAGACGACCTTCGCCTGGCACACAGAGGACATGGACCTGTACTCGATCAATTACCTTCACTTTGGGGCGCCCAAGACGTGGTATGTCGTACCGCCGGAGTGCGGACGCAAGCTGGAGAAGGTGGCCAATCAGTACTTCCCGGCCAGCTACAAGAACTGCAACGCGTATCTGCGCCACAAGATGACGCTCATCTCGCCGCAGATCCTCAAGCAGCACGACGTGCCCGTCAGTAAG ATTACGCAGGAGGCTGGCGAGATCATGATCACATTTCCGTTCGGCTACCATGCAGGCTTCAATCACGGCTTCAATTGCGCCGAGTCCACCAACTTTGCGATGGAGCGCTGGATCGAGTACGGCAAGCGGGCGGTGCAGTGCACCTGCAGCAACGACATGGTCAAGATCTCGATGGACACGTTCGTCAAGCGCTTCCAGAGCGATCGGTATGATCTGTGGATGGAGGGTCGCGATGTAGGGCGGCACCCGGAAGATCCAGCGAATGGGGTGCCAAGTGCTGCTCCACTGCCGCCACATCTCGATGTCTTGCTGTGTGATAAAAA AATGAAAAAGCAATGCAACCCGACCAAGGCGAAGAGCTTTAAGGAACGCAATCCCGATCTGGATCTGGATGAAATCCAGCAGAATCCCAATGTGCCCGACGACGTGAAGGCCATGCTGAAGGAGAGTGTGCTGACGCTGGACACGGGCGATCTGGGCGCCGATGAGGGCGACTTTGCCAACGAGGACGCCATGAGCCTGCAAAGTCCGGCGGACCTTAAGACCAAGCAGGAGCTGCTCGAGTACATAGACGACGGCACAG aagacgacgacgaggaggaggacttCAAGCGGCGCAAGCAGAAGCGGCGGTACGATGCCGACTACGATGACGACTGGCTGGCGTCCAAGAAAAAGACCCACTCGCGAAATAGCAGCCGGGGGCGCAGTCCGCGCGCCAAGGACGACCGTTCCATATCGCCGGCATCCTCGACCTCCTCCACGTCTCGTGGGGGAAGGCGTGGCAAGGCCAGCGGCACGCCCCGAAAGACTCCGACGAGGCGGAAAAAGGACTCCAGTGCCACCTcaccggcggcagcagcaactgtcGCTGCCGCAGCATCGcccacagcaacaacatcacTAACCACAGCAGCTGATGGCGGCGGAG ATGCCAAAAAGGAGCAGAAGTCGCTGCAATTTATGCAACAGTCGCGTAAATTTGAGGGCAAGATACCAAAACTAAGTCAAGGAGTAGCAACCGGAGCATCCACAGAAGCATCCACATCCAAGTCTAGtcaagagcagcagcaacagattGTCTACGTCAACATGTTGCCCGCGGCCAATACCCTGAATGGCAttccacagcagcagcagcaacagtatGCGACTACGGACGGGAATGTCTATCAGCTGCAAAATGAAATACTCTGTGATGCAAACGGACATGCGGTAACGGCCGCCACGGCCTCATATCAAACTACGGCCAGTAgtccacagcagcagcaacagcaacagcagcagcagcagcaacggaATGTTGCAACCAGTGTTGCCG acaatgTGGTCACAACTATTAGTTCGTCCTCCATCCTGCACACGAACGCCAACACCAACGGAGTGGACACGATCGcctcccagcagcagcagcagcaaccacagTCACATTACCACTATATCACCACCACCGGCGAGGATGGACAAACCCCGACCACCATAGTGTTCGAGAACTACAACGGCGGCATGCCGGCGGTCAGTTCGGCGGCTCCCACGCCCGTTCCCGTGCCGCAGGGCAGCTCGGCGGCgaacaccaccaccaccacggcCCTGGTCAACACGGACGGCACGATCATCGAGTTCGACGGCAGCACGTACGAGGAGTACCATGTCCTCAAGAGCGAGCCCGGCAGCAGCGATTGCCTGAGCAACGGCAGCAGCGCCGTGGCCGCCGACATCATTAAGTACGAGCCGCAGCACGGAATTGCCGGCgacgaggaggacgacgaggagaACGGCCTGCTGCAGGTCAAGTACGAGGAGCAGAGCCTCGAGCACGATGCCGAGCACGACCTTGATCCCGACCAAGAGCACGAGTACGAGGAGTTCCAGGTGATCAAGGCCGAGGTGGAGGCCGAGGCGGCGGAACAGGCGGCGGGCACCACCAGCTACACGATCAGCCAGGATCAGGCGGGAACGGGCGGCAACCAGGTGGTGTCCTCCATGGTGCCCAAGTCGGGTTCGGCGGCGGCCGCCAAGCAGAAGCGCAAGCGCAAGACGCGCGTCATCGCCGACGACGAGCAGGGCGAGTATCTGGAGAAGATGAGTGTGCGCGGACTGGACATTGCCCGCTACGAGCACATCATCGACGGGGTGGCCTACTGCCTCGTGTGCGCCAAGAACGACATCTTCAAGACGTTCAAGAACAAGTACAGCTTCCAGCGGCACGCCTACCTCTTCCACGAGGGCCAGAACCGCAAGATCTTCGCCTGCCCCATCTGCAACAAGGAGTTCTCGCGGCCGGACAAGATGAAGATGCACAAGAAGGACAAGCACGGCGATGTGCCCATGCCGCCGTCGGCCACCACGACGCCGCTGAAGGCCGACGGACCGCCGGCGAAGCGGGCGCGTAACGCTCGCACTCCGCGCGTCCGCAAGTCCaagggcggcggcggtggcgacGGCAGCACGCCGGCCAAGAAGCGGCTGGCCCAGATCGACAGTGTGCTGGACGATGTACAGAATGGGGAATCCCTCGGCATGGCGCCGGTCAGCGTGAGTcactcgcagcagcagcagcaaccgcagCAAATGCAGCACAGCCTGACCACCACTTTGGCTCCCTCGGCGCCAGCGCAACCGCAACATCAGCTGCAGACGTTGCCATCGCTGGACTTCAGCGGCATGATCCTGCCGGGCGGTGCTCAGCTGGCCCTGGCCAATCCGGGGGCCACCAGCTCCGTGGCTTTGCAGCGTGGAGCGGCCACGCCGAATGGAGGTCAGGCAACGGCACCCACCACCACGCTGATCTACTCGAACCAACTGGAACTGCAGCAGGCgctgttgcagcagcagctgcacggCCAGAGCATCATGATCCAGGATCAGGCGGGCAATCTGGTGCCGCTGCAATTGGACGGCACTCAGGCGATATACACGACCGCGCCGCAGGCCCAGCGCCAGCAGCCCACGGCGACCACATATCAGAccacccagcagcaacagcagcagcagcaacagcaggcgcAACAGCCCTCTGGTCAGACGCAACAGCAGCCGCATTACGAGCTGGACAACGTGACCTATCTGAGCTCCACGGCGGCGGCTACTCCAGCGGCggcagagcagcagcaacagcagcagcacgtGATCGGCACGGTGCAGAGCTACCAGATCCTGACGCCCGACGGCCTGCAGAACTTCCAGCCCAAGCTGGAGCCGGCCGAACTGGGCGACCTGTGTCCCTACTCGCAGTACACCTTCACCACGCACGCCGGTGCGCAGCCCACGTTGAATGCCAACGCGCTGGACGCGCAGACGCagcatcaacagcagcagcaccaccagcaacagcaccaccagcagcagcaacaccaccaGCAGACGCAactcctgcagcagcagccctTCGCCACGCACCACAATCCGCACCAGCAGTTCATGGAGCTGAAGAACGAGCTGCTGATCAAGGGCGGCGACGCCTATGCTTTGGACGCCGCCTCCATGTACCACCTGCCCTTCTCGCCCACCTCGATGATCAATGCGGTGAACGATGTGAACACCTCGTCGCTGCTGGAAACCAAAGAAATTAG GTTCTtctaa
- the Kdm4B gene encoding uncharacterized protein Kdm4B isoform X2 → MKMSEVPRIMVFRPTWEEFKDFPKYVAYMESQGAHKAGLAKVVPPPEWVPRRSGYADLDALNVTIPAPICQVVTGKQGYYQQINIQKKPLTVKQFSELASTERYATPKHFDFEDLERKYWKNITYVAPIYGADVSGSITDTDQDSWNINRLGTILDFVNKDYNIQIDGVNTAYLYFGMWKTTFAWHTEDMDLYSINYLHFGAPKTWYVVPPECGRKLEKVANQYFPASYKNCNAYLRHKMTLISPQILKQHDVPVSKITQEAGEIMITFPFGYHAGFNHGFNCAESTNFAMERWIEYGKRAVQCTCSNDMVKISMDTFVKRFQSDRYDLWMEGRDVGRHPEDPANGVPSAAPLPPHLDVLLCDKKMKKQCNPTKAKSFKERNPDLDLDEIQQNPNVPDDVKAMLKESVLTLDTGDLGADEGDFANEDAMSLQSPADLKTKQELLEYIDDGTEDDDEEEDFKRRKQKRRYDADYDDDWLASKKKTHSRNSSRGRSPRAKDDRSISPASSTSSTSRGGRRGKASGTPRKTPTRRKKDSSATSPAAAATVAAAASPTATTSLTTAADGGGDAKKEQKSLQFMQQSRKFEGKIPKLSQGVATGASTEASTSKSSQEQQQQIVYVNMLPAANTLNGIPQQQQQQYATTDGNVYQLQNEILCDANGHAVTAATASYQTTASSPQQQQQQQQQQQQRNVATSVADNVVTTISSSSILHTNANTNGVDTIASQQQQQQPQSHYHYITTTGEDGQTPTTIVFENYNGGMPAVSSAAPTPVPVPQGSSAANTTTTTALVNTDGTIIEFDGSTYEEYHVLKSEPGSSDCLSNGSSAVAADIIKYEPQHGIAGDEEDDEENGLLQVKYEEQSLEHDAEHDLDPDQEHEYEEFQVIKAEVEAEAAEQAAGTTSYTISQDQAGTGGNQVVSSMVPKSGSAAAAKQKRKRKTRVIADDEQGEYLEKMSVRGLDIARYEHIIDGVAYCLVCAKNDIFKTFKNKYSFQRHAYLFHEGQNRKIFACPICNKEFSRPDKMKMHKKDKHGDVPMPPSATTTPLKADGPPAKRARNARTPRVRKSKGGGGGDGSTPAKKRLAQIDSVLDDVQNGESLGMAPVSVSHSQQQQQPQQMQHSLTTTLAPSAPAQPQHQLQTLPSLDFSGMILPGGAQLALANPGATSSVALQRGAATPNGGQATAPTTTLIYSNQLELQQALLQQQLHGQSIMIQDQAGNLVPLQLDGTQAIYTTAPQAQRQQPTATTYQTTQQQQQQQQQQAQQPSGQTQQQPHYELDNVTYLSSTAAATPAAAEQQQQQQHVIGTVQSYQILTPDGLQNFQPKLEPAELGDLCPYSQYTFTTHAGAQPTLNANALDAQTQHQQQQHHQQQHHQQQQHHQQTQLLQQQPFATHHNPHQQFMELKNELLIKGGDAYALDAASMYHLPFSPTSMINAVNDVNTSSLLETKEISYDISEAVLLAL, encoded by the exons ATGAAAATGTCCGAAGTGCCCCGCATTATGGTCTTTCGACCCACCTGGGAGGAGTTCAAGGACTTTCCCAAGTACGTGGCCTACATGGAGTCCCAGGGCGCTCACAAGGCCGGACTGGCCAAGGTGGTTCCTCCGCCGGAATGGGTGCCCCGTCGCAGTGGCTACGCCGATCTGGACGCTCTGAATGTCACTATTCCTGCCCCCATTTGCCAGGTGGTAACCGGCAAACAGGGCTACTACCAACAGATAAATATCCAGAAAAAGCCACTCACTGTCAAGCAGTTCAGCGAACTGGCCAGCACCGAACGCTATGCCACACCCAAGCACTTTGACTTTGAGGATCTGGAGCGCAAGTACTGGAAGAACATCACATATGTGGCGCCCATTTACGGGGCAGATGTCAGCGGTAGCATTACAGACACCGATCAGGAT AGCTGGAACATCAACCGGCTGGGCACCATCCTAGACTTTGTGAACAAGGACTACAACATCCAAATAGATGGCGTGAATACGGCGTACTTGTACTTTGGCATGTGGAAGACGACCTTCGCCTGGCACACAGAGGACATGGACCTGTACTCGATCAATTACCTTCACTTTGGGGCGCCCAAGACGTGGTATGTCGTACCGCCGGAGTGCGGACGCAAGCTGGAGAAGGTGGCCAATCAGTACTTCCCGGCCAGCTACAAGAACTGCAACGCGTATCTGCGCCACAAGATGACGCTCATCTCGCCGCAGATCCTCAAGCAGCACGACGTGCCCGTCAGTAAG ATTACGCAGGAGGCTGGCGAGATCATGATCACATTTCCGTTCGGCTACCATGCAGGCTTCAATCACGGCTTCAATTGCGCCGAGTCCACCAACTTTGCGATGGAGCGCTGGATCGAGTACGGCAAGCGGGCGGTGCAGTGCACCTGCAGCAACGACATGGTCAAGATCTCGATGGACACGTTCGTCAAGCGCTTCCAGAGCGATCGGTATGATCTGTGGATGGAGGGTCGCGATGTAGGGCGGCACCCGGAAGATCCAGCGAATGGGGTGCCAAGTGCTGCTCCACTGCCGCCACATCTCGATGTCTTGCTGTGTGATAAAAA AATGAAAAAGCAATGCAACCCGACCAAGGCGAAGAGCTTTAAGGAACGCAATCCCGATCTGGATCTGGATGAAATCCAGCAGAATCCCAATGTGCCCGACGACGTGAAGGCCATGCTGAAGGAGAGTGTGCTGACGCTGGACACGGGCGATCTGGGCGCCGATGAGGGCGACTTTGCCAACGAGGACGCCATGAGCCTGCAAAGTCCGGCGGACCTTAAGACCAAGCAGGAGCTGCTCGAGTACATAGACGACGGCACAG aagacgacgacgaggaggaggacttCAAGCGGCGCAAGCAGAAGCGGCGGTACGATGCCGACTACGATGACGACTGGCTGGCGTCCAAGAAAAAGACCCACTCGCGAAATAGCAGCCGGGGGCGCAGTCCGCGCGCCAAGGACGACCGTTCCATATCGCCGGCATCCTCGACCTCCTCCACGTCTCGTGGGGGAAGGCGTGGCAAGGCCAGCGGCACGCCCCGAAAGACTCCGACGAGGCGGAAAAAGGACTCCAGTGCCACCTcaccggcggcagcagcaactgtcGCTGCCGCAGCATCGcccacagcaacaacatcacTAACCACAGCAGCTGATGGCGGCGGAG ATGCCAAAAAGGAGCAGAAGTCGCTGCAATTTATGCAACAGTCGCGTAAATTTGAGGGCAAGATACCAAAACTAAGTCAAGGAGTAGCAACCGGAGCATCCACAGAAGCATCCACATCCAAGTCTAGtcaagagcagcagcaacagattGTCTACGTCAACATGTTGCCCGCGGCCAATACCCTGAATGGCAttccacagcagcagcagcaacagtatGCGACTACGGACGGGAATGTCTATCAGCTGCAAAATGAAATACTCTGTGATGCAAACGGACATGCGGTAACGGCCGCCACGGCCTCATATCAAACTACGGCCAGTAgtccacagcagcagcaacagcaacagcagcagcagcagcaacggaATGTTGCAACCAGTGTTGCCG acaatgTGGTCACAACTATTAGTTCGTCCTCCATCCTGCACACGAACGCCAACACCAACGGAGTGGACACGATCGcctcccagcagcagcagcagcaaccacagTCACATTACCACTATATCACCACCACCGGCGAGGATGGACAAACCCCGACCACCATAGTGTTCGAGAACTACAACGGCGGCATGCCGGCGGTCAGTTCGGCGGCTCCCACGCCCGTTCCCGTGCCGCAGGGCAGCTCGGCGGCgaacaccaccaccaccacggcCCTGGTCAACACGGACGGCACGATCATCGAGTTCGACGGCAGCACGTACGAGGAGTACCATGTCCTCAAGAGCGAGCCCGGCAGCAGCGATTGCCTGAGCAACGGCAGCAGCGCCGTGGCCGCCGACATCATTAAGTACGAGCCGCAGCACGGAATTGCCGGCgacgaggaggacgacgaggagaACGGCCTGCTGCAGGTCAAGTACGAGGAGCAGAGCCTCGAGCACGATGCCGAGCACGACCTTGATCCCGACCAAGAGCACGAGTACGAGGAGTTCCAGGTGATCAAGGCCGAGGTGGAGGCCGAGGCGGCGGAACAGGCGGCGGGCACCACCAGCTACACGATCAGCCAGGATCAGGCGGGAACGGGCGGCAACCAGGTGGTGTCCTCCATGGTGCCCAAGTCGGGTTCGGCGGCGGCCGCCAAGCAGAAGCGCAAGCGCAAGACGCGCGTCATCGCCGACGACGAGCAGGGCGAGTATCTGGAGAAGATGAGTGTGCGCGGACTGGACATTGCCCGCTACGAGCACATCATCGACGGGGTGGCCTACTGCCTCGTGTGCGCCAAGAACGACATCTTCAAGACGTTCAAGAACAAGTACAGCTTCCAGCGGCACGCCTACCTCTTCCACGAGGGCCAGAACCGCAAGATCTTCGCCTGCCCCATCTGCAACAAGGAGTTCTCGCGGCCGGACAAGATGAAGATGCACAAGAAGGACAAGCACGGCGATGTGCCCATGCCGCCGTCGGCCACCACGACGCCGCTGAAGGCCGACGGACCGCCGGCGAAGCGGGCGCGTAACGCTCGCACTCCGCGCGTCCGCAAGTCCaagggcggcggcggtggcgacGGCAGCACGCCGGCCAAGAAGCGGCTGGCCCAGATCGACAGTGTGCTGGACGATGTACAGAATGGGGAATCCCTCGGCATGGCGCCGGTCAGCGTGAGTcactcgcagcagcagcagcaaccgcagCAAATGCAGCACAGCCTGACCACCACTTTGGCTCCCTCGGCGCCAGCGCAACCGCAACATCAGCTGCAGACGTTGCCATCGCTGGACTTCAGCGGCATGATCCTGCCGGGCGGTGCTCAGCTGGCCCTGGCCAATCCGGGGGCCACCAGCTCCGTGGCTTTGCAGCGTGGAGCGGCCACGCCGAATGGAGGTCAGGCAACGGCACCCACCACCACGCTGATCTACTCGAACCAACTGGAACTGCAGCAGGCgctgttgcagcagcagctgcacggCCAGAGCATCATGATCCAGGATCAGGCGGGCAATCTGGTGCCGCTGCAATTGGACGGCACTCAGGCGATATACACGACCGCGCCGCAGGCCCAGCGCCAGCAGCCCACGGCGACCACATATCAGAccacccagcagcaacagcagcagcagcaacagcaggcgcAACAGCCCTCTGGTCAGACGCAACAGCAGCCGCATTACGAGCTGGACAACGTGACCTATCTGAGCTCCACGGCGGCGGCTACTCCAGCGGCggcagagcagcagcaacagcagcagcacgtGATCGGCACGGTGCAGAGCTACCAGATCCTGACGCCCGACGGCCTGCAGAACTTCCAGCCCAAGCTGGAGCCGGCCGAACTGGGCGACCTGTGTCCCTACTCGCAGTACACCTTCACCACGCACGCCGGTGCGCAGCCCACGTTGAATGCCAACGCGCTGGACGCGCAGACGCagcatcaacagcagcagcaccaccagcaacagcaccaccagcagcagcaacaccaccaGCAGACGCAactcctgcagcagcagccctTCGCCACGCACCACAATCCGCACCAGCAGTTCATGGAGCTGAAGAACGAGCTGCTGATCAAGGGCGGCGACGCCTATGCTTTGGACGCCGCCTCCATGTACCACCTGCCCTTCTCGCCCACCTCGATGATCAATGCGGTGAACGATGTGAACACCTCGTCGCTGCTGGAAACCAAAGAAATTAG CTACGATATATCAGAGGCAGTGCTACTAGCTCTCTGA